DNA from Paraburkholderia sp. ZP32-5:
TGGTCGGCTACGCGATCATGGCGGAAATGACGCCCGCGTATTGCCGCGGACGCTGGGGCGTAACGCTCGGTCTGCTGGTGAACTGCGCGCAACCGCTGTCGGCTTTCGTCGGCGCGTGGTTCCTGCCGGTGGTCGGCTGGCGCGTGATGTTCGTGGTCGGCGCGATACCGGCGCTGGTGGTCTGGTACCTGCGCCGCGCGTTGCCCGAATCGCCGCGCTGGCTCGAACGCCAGGGGCGTATCGCTGAGATGCACGAAGTACTCGACGCGCTATGGCGCGAAAACACCGGTGCTGCACAAGCGCCGCGCGTCGTGCCGACGAATTCCGCGCCGCTGCCCGACGAGTTGCCGTGGACCGCGCTATTCAGCCGCCAACGCCTGGCGCGTACGTTGTTCTGTTTTGCGATCGTGTCGCTGATCCTCGCGAGCCAATACGGCTTTATTGCGTGGGTGCCGACGTTGCTGCTGCATCGCGGTCAATCGATCGTTCATTCGCTGACCTACTCCGCGGTGATGGCAATGGGCGCGCCGATCGGCATGTTGCTGCCGATCTTTTTCGTCGACCGGCTCGGGCGCCGCACCGTGGTTGCCAGCGCATCGTTTCTCGCCGCCGCGGTCGGTATCGGCTATGCGCTCGCGCTCGATGCGCCGGCCTGGGTGCTCGTGTCGACCGGTTTTCTCGAAGTGATGTTTATCCAGATCACCGCGAATACGGTGCTCGCCGTGTATCTGCCGGAACTCTTCCCGACCGATATTCGCGGCACCGGCTTCGGCGCATCGACGGCCGTCGGCCGAGTGTCCGCCGCGATCATGCCGTACTTCGTGCTGTTCGTACTGAATGGCTTCGGCTCGTTCGCGGTATTCGTGATGCTCGCGTGCGTGCTGCTGAGTTTGTGTCTGCTGGTGCTCGCGGTCGGACCGGAAACGCGGCGTAAAACGCTCGAAGATGTCGAGCGCGAAATTCTCGCCGGCATGGAGCGGGATACGAATCACAAGCACGTCAAATCGCCGGCGTCCTGATCCGATGAGGCGCGTTGAAAGTCTCGCTGAGCTGACAGTTGCGCGCGGGGAGCCTTACGCTTTCGCGATGCCAGCCTGTCGAAAAACGTACGAGCAGTACCGCATCACCGGCCGCGAATGTCGAAGGCCGTCTCAAGTACCTGCTTTGCAAGCCCTCTACCGGGGCTCGAATACCACTGTCCGCGCGGCGCTTCGGTAAATGACGAAGCCGCCGCGCAAGATCAGCAGCGCACGCCTCGCTTCGACTCGTTGCCGTCGAAGCGAACCGATGTCTATCCGGTCCGCGTTTATCAAAGCTCCGACGAACAGACCAACACTATGACAACTAATCTGCACATTCCGATCGCGGCGCGCATCGAGCGTCTGCCGGTGTCGAAACATCTGCTGTGGTCGATTTTGCTGATCTCGCTCGGCACGTTCTGGGACTCGTACATGCTGTTCTCGGTGGGTCCGATCTCCGCGCACTACTTCGCTTATCTCGGCCAACCGCATTTCGCCACCGCGTTGCCGCTCGCGCTGTTCTTCGGCACGTTCGTCGGCGCGGTCGGTTTGAGCACGGTGGCCGACCGGATCGGCCGGCGCGGCGCATTCACGCTCGACCTGTGCATTCTCGCGACCGGCGCGCTGATCGCCGCGTTTTCGCCGAATGCGCCGGTGCTGCTGGTCGCGCTGTTTATCGCCGGTGTCGGCACTGGCGCCGAATTGCCGCTATCGACGACCTATGTGCAGGAGCTTGCACCCGCGCGCGTGCGCGGCAGGCTGTCGAGCTTCGCACTGACGATCGGCTTTTGCGGCGGCACCGTCGGCGGCTTTGCGTCGATGTTGCTGGTGCCGCTAAATGATTTGCCGTTGCCGGGATTTCGCATCGCATTGCTGCTCGCCGCGGTGGGCGGATTTTCTTCGCTGCTGCTGCGTATGGGTTTGCCCGAGTCGCCGCGCTGGCTCGAACGCGTGGGCCGAAGCGCCGAAGCCGACGACGTGATGAACCGCATCGAGCGCCGCGTGATGAAAGAAAAGAACCTGGTGATGCTGCCGCCTCCGCCGAGGACCGAATACCAGATCGAAAGCGGTGTGTCGCCGCTCAGTCTGCTGCTGTCGAGCGCGTATCTTCGCCGCACGATGAGCGCGTGGGGCATCGAACTGCTGCAAGGATTCGGCGCATACGGTTTCGCGACCTTCGTGCCGTTTTTTCTCTATTCGCGCGGCTATTCGATCGTTCACGCGCTGACCTACACGGCGGTAATCCAGATTGCTTACCCGGTCGGCAGTCTCGTATCGATCTACGTGACCGAGAAGATCCAGCGCAAATGGGGCATGGCCTTTGCGTACGTGCTCAATACGCTATTCGGTCTCGGCTTTCTGCTGGCGAATACGACCTTTCTGATCGTGCTGTTCGGCTTCCTGACCGAAGCGATGATCTTTATCAACGGACCACTACTGCATACGTACGAAGCCGAAATCTATCCGACCGGTATCCGTGCGCGCGGCGCCGGCATCAGCTTCGCGCTGAGCCGGCTCGGCGGCTTTTTTGCGCCGCTCGTTGCGGCACTGCTACTCAGCATCGGCGCGGGCCATACATGGCTGATCGCGATTGGCGCGGCCGCATGGTTCGGCTGCGCGCTGGTGGCCGCGATCGTCGCCGTCGATACGACCAACATCAGTCTGGAAGATCTGGAAGTCAAGCATTGAAACGATCTGCCGTACCGCTTGCGCAGGTGCGCCGGTGCGGGGGAATCAAACCGAAGAGGACACTATGGAACACACCACAAGCTCGGCGAAAGAACCCATCGATGTCGTCGCGATGTTCCCGCAGGTCACCGATATCAGCGATGCAACGTTGCGTGATGCGGTTATCGCCACGTGGCAGACGCTGTGGGAGATGAGCCCATGGAAGCGCATCGCGGAAGTGCCGACGTCGACCGAAATTCCGTATCCGACATTGCCGCATAACCAGTGCGTGCTGGACATGGCGATGGCGATCGCCGATCTGTTCGAGCATCACCACGGTGTGAAGGTCAATCGCGATTATCTGATCGCGGGGGCCGTGCTGCAGGATGCGAGCAAGGTCGTCGAGTTCGCGCCGAATGCCGAAGGCAAAGTCGTCGCGACCGATATCGGCAAGCAGTATCCGCACGCGTTCTGGGCCGCGCATCTGGCATTGCGCAACGGCATTCCCGACGAAGTCGTGCACGTGCTGCTGACCCACTCGCCTCAGGCACCGAAATTCCCCGCCACGCTGGAAGGCAAGATTCTCTATTACGTCGACCAGATGGACGTGATCGCCATTCACAAAGACCGCTGGCGCAAGGAGCTGTTCATCACGAAGTGACGCGTGCGGCGCGCGGAGAACATCAGCGCGAAACTTGGCGCACCCCCAGCGTTTGCCGGTTCGTACTTTCTGGAGAACTCGATGAGCAAGAGAAAGCAGTTGCGTGATTTGATCAAGGCGCCCGACATCCTCGTGATGCCTGGCGTATTCGACGGATACAGCACGAGACTGCTGCGCGCGTC
Protein-coding regions in this window:
- a CDS encoding MFS transporter, producing the protein MSIAEATIERMPVGAAHRRMFWLLGAGMLIDAFELFMQAGVVASMVHTNFTGTRGVAQFIFATFLGLAIGSVMSGTLADRFGRKSLYQFNLLLFSLATLATAAAPSFMPVVLLRFIAGIGLGGELVVGYAIMAEMTPAYCRGRWGVTLGLLVNCAQPLSAFVGAWFLPVVGWRVMFVVGAIPALVVWYLRRALPESPRWLERQGRIAEMHEVLDALWRENTGAAQAPRVVPTNSAPLPDELPWTALFSRQRLARTLFCFAIVSLILASQYGFIAWVPTLLLHRGQSIVHSLTYSAVMAMGAPIGMLLPIFFVDRLGRRTVVASASFLAAAVGIGYALALDAPAWVLVSTGFLEVMFIQITANTVLAVYLPELFPTDIRGTGFGASTAVGRVSAAIMPYFVLFVLNGFGSFAVFVMLACVLLSLCLLVLAVGPETRRKTLEDVEREILAGMERDTNHKHVKSPAS
- a CDS encoding MFS transporter, giving the protein MTTNLHIPIAARIERLPVSKHLLWSILLISLGTFWDSYMLFSVGPISAHYFAYLGQPHFATALPLALFFGTFVGAVGLSTVADRIGRRGAFTLDLCILATGALIAAFSPNAPVLLVALFIAGVGTGAELPLSTTYVQELAPARVRGRLSSFALTIGFCGGTVGGFASMLLVPLNDLPLPGFRIALLLAAVGGFSSLLLRMGLPESPRWLERVGRSAEADDVMNRIERRVMKEKNLVMLPPPPRTEYQIESGVSPLSLLLSSAYLRRTMSAWGIELLQGFGAYGFATFVPFFLYSRGYSIVHALTYTAVIQIAYPVGSLVSIYVTEKIQRKWGMAFAYVLNTLFGLGFLLANTTFLIVLFGFLTEAMIFINGPLLHTYEAEIYPTGIRARGAGISFALSRLGGFFAPLVAALLLSIGAGHTWLIAIGAAAWFGCALVAAIVAVDTTNISLEDLEVKH